A segment of the Streptomyces sp. Tu 2975 genome:
GTCGTGCCGCCGCAGACGTTCCTTCGCCCCTGCCGGTACCTGTGTCATGGGCGTCAATCTAATCTTCCACAGGTAAGCGATGCAAGCGGCAAGCAGTCCTTACCTTGGAGGGCGTCACCCCTGGGTTCGTGCGCCGTTTGTTCTGATCTTGATCCGGCGGGAAAAGTTTTTCTCCCCCACAGGCGGTGGACGCGAAAAGCCCAGGTGAGATGGGCTGCGAGGGGCAGGACGTGAACTTTTCCACAGTGCTGTCCCCCGGTCCGTGCACAGGTTGCGGAGGGTTCTCCACAGCATCTGATCCTTCGTCCACAGTGCCTGTGGATAACCAGATTGGCTGACGCTCCCGCCGGGCCTACCGTGGACCGTCGCCCGACGTGCGGGAACCCCGCTTCGAACGGAGTCCGGCGACTCGATCTGTCAGTGCCGTGGCATAGAAAAGACTGCCACGGCGTAGGTCCGTGGAGCGGACGGGAGGAGGTGGCCCGGGTGAGCATTTCCGAGCCCTTGGACGACCCGTGGGCGGCCGACAGTCCGGGGGACCGTCTCCCCGCCTCCCGTCAGCGGCGCCACGAAGGGCGCGGCCGTGAGGACCAGCACGATCGAGGCAGGGAGGGCAGCGGCTGGGACGGGAGCTCCCCTGGATTCGAGCGCGTCCCGCCGCAGGACCTGGACGCCGAACAGTCGGTTCTCGGCGGCATGCTGCTGTCCAAGGACGCGATCGCCGACGTCGTCGAGATCATCAAGGGCCATGACTTCTATCGGCCGGCCCACGAGACGGTCTACCAGGCCATCCTCGACCTGTACGCCAAGGGTGAGCCGGCCGACCCCATCACGGTGGCGGCCGAGCTGGTCAAGCGGGGCGAGATCACTCGCGTCGGCGGCGCCCCCTACCTCCACACGCTGGTCCAGTCGGTTCCGACCGCTGCCAACGCTTCGTACTACGCGGAGATCGTCCACGAACGGGCCGTGCTGCGCAGGCTGGTGGAAGCCGGCACCAAGATCACGCAGATGGGTTATGCCGCCGACGGTGACGTCGACGAGATCGTGAACTCCGCCCAGGCCGAGATCTATGCCGTCACCGAGCAGCGCACGAGCGAGGACTACCTGCCGCTCGGCGACATCATGGAGGGCGCCCTCGACGAGATCGAGGCGATCGGCTCCCGCAGCGGCGAGATGACCGGTGTGCCGACGGGCTTCACCGACTTCGACTCCCTGACCAACGGTCTGCACCCCGGCCAGATGATCGTGATCGCCGCGCGTCCCGCTATGGGTAAGTCGACGCTTGCGCTCGACTTCGCGCGGGCCGCCTCGATCAAGAACAATCTGCCCAGTGTGATCTTCTCGCTCGAAATGGGCCGCAACGAGATCGCGATGCGACTGCTGTCCGCCGAGGCCAGAGTGGCTCTCCATCACATGCGGTCGGGCACGATGACGGATGAGGACTGGACGCGACTGGCGCGCAGGATGCCGGACGTTTCGCAGGCGCCGCTCTACATCGACGACTCGCCGAACCTCTCGATGATGGAGATCCGCGCGAAGTGCCGCCGGCTGAAGCAGCGGAACGACCTCAAGCTCGTCGTCATCGACTATCTGCAGTTGATGCAGTCGGGCGGCTCGAAGCGGGCAGAGAGCCGCCAGCAGGAAGTCTCCGACATGTC
Coding sequences within it:
- the dnaB gene encoding replicative DNA helicase, translated to MDDPWAADSPGDRLPASRQRRHEGRGREDQHDRGREGSGWDGSSPGFERVPPQDLDAEQSVLGGMLLSKDAIADVVEIIKGHDFYRPAHETVYQAILDLYAKGEPADPITVAAELVKRGEITRVGGAPYLHTLVQSVPTAANASYYAEIVHERAVLRRLVEAGTKITQMGYAADGDVDEIVNSAQAEIYAVTEQRTSEDYLPLGDIMEGALDEIEAIGSRSGEMTGVPTGFTDFDSLTNGLHPGQMIVIAARPAMGKSTLALDFARAASIKNNLPSVIFSLEMGRNEIAMRLLSAEARVALHHMRSGTMTDEDWTRLARRMPDVSQAPLYIDDSPNLSMMEIRAKCRRLKQRNDLKLVVIDYLQLMQSGGSKRAESRQQEVSDMSRNLKLLAKELEVPVIALSQLNRGPEQRTDKKPMVSDLRESGSIEQDADMVILLHREDAYEKESPRAGEADLIVAKHRNGPTATITVAFQGHYSRFVDMAQT